One stretch of Salmo trutta chromosome 7, fSalTru1.1, whole genome shotgun sequence DNA includes these proteins:
- the LOC115197221 gene encoding G protein pathway suppressor 2 isoform X1: MRLAPPIPTIMPALLERPKLSNAMARALHKHIMRERDRKRQEEEEVDKMMEQKQKEEEERKRKKEVEERMSLDETKEQIMKMGEKLQGLQEEKHQLFLQLKKVLHEEEKRRRKEQSDMTTLTSATYQPSMAIHSGQHLLSMQVGQVSHGRSAALLGERSKQLFQSPVLPGRHYQSQPGMSSVGAEHGQYSASQAAHGPYGQLTQAQHASPFATSQHVPVSYASSSQLRGASAFQAMQYLPHQQQGYAVHSHFTSQPGLIPSAGIPLQKQLEHANQQSGFTDSSTLRPMHPQTLHACAAGLLPSPSLAVQIPAAKSGLAYAHPPRPASPGSFTHGTPPQQAHPTTFQSSPQPTPRHAYLSHSQSGQRFYHHNK, encoded by the exons ATGCGA CTGGCCCCACCAATTCCTACCATCATGCCTGCTCTACTAGAGAGGCCTAAACTGTCCAATGCCATGGCACGCGCCCTGCACAAGCACATCATGCGAGAGCGAGACCGCAAGAGACAAG AGGAAGAAGAAGTAGACAAAATGATGGAGCAGAagcagaaggaggaggaggaaaggaagagaaagaaagaggtggaggagagaatgTCTTTAGATGAGACGAAAGAGCAG ATCATGAAGATGGGGGAGAAGCTACAGGGGCTACAAGAGGAGAAACACCAGCTCTTCCTCCAGTTGAAGAAAGTGCTCcatgaggaggagaagagacggAGGAAAGAACAGAG CGACATGACAACCCTGACATCTGCTACGTACCAGCCCAGCATGGCTATCCACTCAGGACAACATCTGCTTAGCATGCAAG TAGGTCAAGTGAGTCATGGCCGGTCTGCTGCTCTGCTTGGAGAACGCAGTAAACAGCTCTTCCAGTCCCCTGTCCTTCCT GGGCGTCACTACCAGAGCCAGCCAGGGATGAGCTCCGTGGGCGCCGAGCATGGGCAGTattcagccagccaggcagcccaTGGCCCCTACGGCCAGCTCACCCAGGCACAGCACGCCTCTCCCTTCGCCACCAGCCAGCATGTCCCTGTCAGCTACGCCAGCAGCTCGCAGCTCAGAG GTGCCTCAGCGTTCCAGGCCATGCAGTACCTGCCTCACCAGCAGCAGGGCTACGCTGTACACAGCCACTTTACCTCTCAGCCAG gatTAATCCCCAGTGCTGGGATCCCTCTACAGAAGCAGCTTGAACATGCTAATCAACAATCTGGTTTCACTGACTCT AGTACTCTACGGCCCATGCACCCTCAGACTCTTCATGCCTGTGCTGCAGGCCTGCTGCCTTCCCCCTCCCTCGCAGTGCAGATCCCTGCTGCCAAG TCTGGCTTAGCGTATGCCCATCCCCCCCGTCCAGCCTCTCCGGGAAGCTTTACCCATGGAACACCTCCACAGCAGGCTCACCCA
- the LOC115197221 gene encoding G protein pathway suppressor 2 isoform X4: MRLAPPIPTIMPALLERPKLSNAMARALHKHIMRERDRKRQEEEEVDKMMEQKQKEEEERKRKKEVEERMSLDETKEQIMKMGEKLQGLQEEKHQLFLQLKKVLHEEEKRRRKEQSDMTTLTSATYQPSMAIHSGQHLLSMQVGQVSHGRSAALLGERSKQLFQSPVLPGRHYQSQPGMSSVGAEHGQYSASQAAHGPYGQLTQAQHASPFATSQHVPVSYASSSQLRGASAFQAMQYLPHQQQGYAVHSHFTSQPGLIPSAGIPLQKQLEHANQQSGFTDSSTLRPMHPQTLHACAAGLLPSPSLAVQIPAAKSGLAYAHPPRPASPGSFTHGTPPQQAHPSYHIHRTQINDGGE, from the exons ATGCGA CTGGCCCCACCAATTCCTACCATCATGCCTGCTCTACTAGAGAGGCCTAAACTGTCCAATGCCATGGCACGCGCCCTGCACAAGCACATCATGCGAGAGCGAGACCGCAAGAGACAAG AGGAAGAAGAAGTAGACAAAATGATGGAGCAGAagcagaaggaggaggaggaaaggaagagaaagaaagaggtggaggagagaatgTCTTTAGATGAGACGAAAGAGCAG ATCATGAAGATGGGGGAGAAGCTACAGGGGCTACAAGAGGAGAAACACCAGCTCTTCCTCCAGTTGAAGAAAGTGCTCcatgaggaggagaagagacggAGGAAAGAACAGAG CGACATGACAACCCTGACATCTGCTACGTACCAGCCCAGCATGGCTATCCACTCAGGACAACATCTGCTTAGCATGCAAG TAGGTCAAGTGAGTCATGGCCGGTCTGCTGCTCTGCTTGGAGAACGCAGTAAACAGCTCTTCCAGTCCCCTGTCCTTCCT GGGCGTCACTACCAGAGCCAGCCAGGGATGAGCTCCGTGGGCGCCGAGCATGGGCAGTattcagccagccaggcagcccaTGGCCCCTACGGCCAGCTCACCCAGGCACAGCACGCCTCTCCCTTCGCCACCAGCCAGCATGTCCCTGTCAGCTACGCCAGCAGCTCGCAGCTCAGAG GTGCCTCAGCGTTCCAGGCCATGCAGTACCTGCCTCACCAGCAGCAGGGCTACGCTGTACACAGCCACTTTACCTCTCAGCCAG gatTAATCCCCAGTGCTGGGATCCCTCTACAGAAGCAGCTTGAACATGCTAATCAACAATCTGGTTTCACTGACTCT AGTACTCTACGGCCCATGCACCCTCAGACTCTTCATGCCTGTGCTGCAGGCCTGCTGCCTTCCCCCTCCCTCGCAGTGCAGATCCCTGCTGCCAAG TCTGGCTTAGCGTATGCCCATCCCCCCCGTCCAGCCTCTCCGGGAAGCTTTACCCATGGAACACCTCCACAGCAGGCTCACCCA
- the LOC115197221 gene encoding G protein pathway suppressor 2 isoform X5 translates to MRLAPPIPTIMPALLERPKLSNAMARALHKHIMRERDRKRQEEEEVDKMMEQKQKEEEERKRKKEVEERMSLDETKEQIMKMGEKLQGLQEEKHQLFLQLKKVLHEEEKRRRKEQSDMTTLTSATYQPSMAIHSGQHLLSMQVGQVSHGRSAALLGERSKQLFQSPVLPGRHYQSQPGMSSVGAEHGQYSASQAAHGPYGQLTQAQHASPFATSQHVPVSYASSSQLRGASAFQAMQYLPHQQQGYAVHSHFTSQPGLIPSAGIPLQKQLEHANQQSGFTDSSTLRPMHPQTLHACAAGLLPSPSLAVQIPAAKSGLAYAHPPRPASPGSFTHGTPPQQAHPSHRIGKLDL, encoded by the exons ATGCGA CTGGCCCCACCAATTCCTACCATCATGCCTGCTCTACTAGAGAGGCCTAAACTGTCCAATGCCATGGCACGCGCCCTGCACAAGCACATCATGCGAGAGCGAGACCGCAAGAGACAAG AGGAAGAAGAAGTAGACAAAATGATGGAGCAGAagcagaaggaggaggaggaaaggaagagaaagaaagaggtggaggagagaatgTCTTTAGATGAGACGAAAGAGCAG ATCATGAAGATGGGGGAGAAGCTACAGGGGCTACAAGAGGAGAAACACCAGCTCTTCCTCCAGTTGAAGAAAGTGCTCcatgaggaggagaagagacggAGGAAAGAACAGAG CGACATGACAACCCTGACATCTGCTACGTACCAGCCCAGCATGGCTATCCACTCAGGACAACATCTGCTTAGCATGCAAG TAGGTCAAGTGAGTCATGGCCGGTCTGCTGCTCTGCTTGGAGAACGCAGTAAACAGCTCTTCCAGTCCCCTGTCCTTCCT GGGCGTCACTACCAGAGCCAGCCAGGGATGAGCTCCGTGGGCGCCGAGCATGGGCAGTattcagccagccaggcagcccaTGGCCCCTACGGCCAGCTCACCCAGGCACAGCACGCCTCTCCCTTCGCCACCAGCCAGCATGTCCCTGTCAGCTACGCCAGCAGCTCGCAGCTCAGAG GTGCCTCAGCGTTCCAGGCCATGCAGTACCTGCCTCACCAGCAGCAGGGCTACGCTGTACACAGCCACTTTACCTCTCAGCCAG gatTAATCCCCAGTGCTGGGATCCCTCTACAGAAGCAGCTTGAACATGCTAATCAACAATCTGGTTTCACTGACTCT AGTACTCTACGGCCCATGCACCCTCAGACTCTTCATGCCTGTGCTGCAGGCCTGCTGCCTTCCCCCTCCCTCGCAGTGCAGATCCCTGCTGCCAAG TCTGGCTTAGCGTATGCCCATCCCCCCCGTCCAGCCTCTCCGGGAAGCTTTACCCATGGAACACCTCCACAGCAGGCTCACCCA AGCCACAGGATCGGGAAGTTAGACCTCTAA
- the LOC115197220 gene encoding CTD nuclear envelope phosphatase 1A, whose product MLKTRQCLLGIRTFLGVTSRIWGFILYILRKHLRTIIQYQTVRYDTLPLSPVFINRLNAVKRKILVLDLDETLIHSHHDGVMRPTVRPGTPPDFILKVVIDKHPVRFFVHKRPHVDFFLEVVSQWYELVVFTASMEIYGSAVSDKLDKDRDILKRRYYRQHCTLDLGSYIKDLSVVHNDLSSVVILDNSPGAYRSHPDNAIPIKSWFSDPSDTALLNLLPMLDALRFTSDVRSVLSRNLHQHRLW is encoded by the exons ATGCTGAAGACCCGTCAGTGTTTACTTGGCATTCGCACTTTCCTCGGAGTGACGTCTAGAATATGGGGGTTTATTCTGTACATACTCAGGAAACATTTAAGGACG ATAATCCAGTACCAAACAGTGCGTTATGACACATTACCTCTGTCGCCTGTGTTCATAAACAGACTCA ATGCCGTTAAGAGGAAGATTCTGGTGCTGGACCTTGACGAGACCCTAATTCACTCCCACCATGACGGGGTGATGAGACCCACAGTGAGACCAGGCACTCCCCCAGACTTCATCCTAAAG GTGGTAATCGACAAACATCCTGTCAGGTTTTTTGTACATAAAAGACCGCATGTGGACTTCTTCTTAGAAGTG GTAAGTCAGTGGTATGAGCTGGTGGTTTTCACGGCCAGTATGGAAATCTATGGCTCAGCTGTGTCTGACAAGCTAGACAAGGACAGGGACATCCTGAAACGAAGATACTACAGACAG CACTGTACATTGGATCTGGGTAGTTATATTAAAGATCTTTCTGTGGTGCACAACGATCTATCTAGTGTAGTCATCCTGGACAACTCGCCTGGGGCCTACCGCAGCCACCCTG ACAATGCAATACCCATCAAATCGTGGTTCAGCGACCCAAGCGACACAGCTCTTCTTAACCTGCTACCCATGCTGGACGCTCTGAG GTTCACATCAGATGTCCGGTCCGTCCTCAGTCGAAACCTCCATCAGCATCGGCTATGGTGA
- the LOC115197221 gene encoding G protein pathway suppressor 2 isoform X2: MRLAPPIPTIMPALLERPKLSNAMARALHKHIMRERDRKRQEEEEVDKMMEQKQKEEEERKRKKEVEERMSLDETKEQIMKMGEKLQGLQEEKHQLFLQLKKVLHEEEKRRRKEQSDMTTLTSATYQPSMAIHSGQHLLSMQGQVSHGRSAALLGERSKQLFQSPVLPGRHYQSQPGMSSVGAEHGQYSASQAAHGPYGQLTQAQHASPFATSQHVPVSYASSSQLRGASAFQAMQYLPHQQQGYAVHSHFTSQPGLIPSAGIPLQKQLEHANQQSGFTDSSTLRPMHPQTLHACAAGLLPSPSLAVQIPAAKSGLAYAHPPRPASPGSFTHGTPPQQAHPTTFQSSPQPTPRHAYLSHSQSGQRFYHHNK; encoded by the exons ATGCGA CTGGCCCCACCAATTCCTACCATCATGCCTGCTCTACTAGAGAGGCCTAAACTGTCCAATGCCATGGCACGCGCCCTGCACAAGCACATCATGCGAGAGCGAGACCGCAAGAGACAAG AGGAAGAAGAAGTAGACAAAATGATGGAGCAGAagcagaaggaggaggaggaaaggaagagaaagaaagaggtggaggagagaatgTCTTTAGATGAGACGAAAGAGCAG ATCATGAAGATGGGGGAGAAGCTACAGGGGCTACAAGAGGAGAAACACCAGCTCTTCCTCCAGTTGAAGAAAGTGCTCcatgaggaggagaagagacggAGGAAAGAACAGAG CGACATGACAACCCTGACATCTGCTACGTACCAGCCCAGCATGGCTATCCACTCAGGACAACATCTGCTTAGCATGCAAG GTCAAGTGAGTCATGGCCGGTCTGCTGCTCTGCTTGGAGAACGCAGTAAACAGCTCTTCCAGTCCCCTGTCCTTCCT GGGCGTCACTACCAGAGCCAGCCAGGGATGAGCTCCGTGGGCGCCGAGCATGGGCAGTattcagccagccaggcagcccaTGGCCCCTACGGCCAGCTCACCCAGGCACAGCACGCCTCTCCCTTCGCCACCAGCCAGCATGTCCCTGTCAGCTACGCCAGCAGCTCGCAGCTCAGAG GTGCCTCAGCGTTCCAGGCCATGCAGTACCTGCCTCACCAGCAGCAGGGCTACGCTGTACACAGCCACTTTACCTCTCAGCCAG gatTAATCCCCAGTGCTGGGATCCCTCTACAGAAGCAGCTTGAACATGCTAATCAACAATCTGGTTTCACTGACTCT AGTACTCTACGGCCCATGCACCCTCAGACTCTTCATGCCTGTGCTGCAGGCCTGCTGCCTTCCCCCTCCCTCGCAGTGCAGATCCCTGCTGCCAAG TCTGGCTTAGCGTATGCCCATCCCCCCCGTCCAGCCTCTCCGGGAAGCTTTACCCATGGAACACCTCCACAGCAGGCTCACCCA
- the LOC115197221 gene encoding G protein pathway suppressor 2 isoform X6, protein MRLAPPIPTIMPALLERPKLSNAMARALHKHIMRERDRKRQEEEEVDKMMEQKQKEEEERKRKKEVEERMSLDETKEQIMKMGEKLQGLQEEKHQLFLQLKKVLHEEEKRRRKEQSDMTTLTSATYQPSMAIHSGQHLLSMQVGQVSHGRSAALLGERSKQLFQSPVLPGRHYQSQPGMSSVGAEHGQYSASQAAHGPYGQLTQAQHASPFATSQHVPVSYASSSQLRGASAFQAMQYLPHQQQGYAVHSHFTSQPGLIPSAGIPLQKQLEHANQQSGFTDSSTLRPMHPQTLHACAAGLLPSPSLAVQIPAAKSGLAYAHPPRPASPGSFTHGTPPQQAHPNPNK, encoded by the exons ATGCGA CTGGCCCCACCAATTCCTACCATCATGCCTGCTCTACTAGAGAGGCCTAAACTGTCCAATGCCATGGCACGCGCCCTGCACAAGCACATCATGCGAGAGCGAGACCGCAAGAGACAAG AGGAAGAAGAAGTAGACAAAATGATGGAGCAGAagcagaaggaggaggaggaaaggaagagaaagaaagaggtggaggagagaatgTCTTTAGATGAGACGAAAGAGCAG ATCATGAAGATGGGGGAGAAGCTACAGGGGCTACAAGAGGAGAAACACCAGCTCTTCCTCCAGTTGAAGAAAGTGCTCcatgaggaggagaagagacggAGGAAAGAACAGAG CGACATGACAACCCTGACATCTGCTACGTACCAGCCCAGCATGGCTATCCACTCAGGACAACATCTGCTTAGCATGCAAG TAGGTCAAGTGAGTCATGGCCGGTCTGCTGCTCTGCTTGGAGAACGCAGTAAACAGCTCTTCCAGTCCCCTGTCCTTCCT GGGCGTCACTACCAGAGCCAGCCAGGGATGAGCTCCGTGGGCGCCGAGCATGGGCAGTattcagccagccaggcagcccaTGGCCCCTACGGCCAGCTCACCCAGGCACAGCACGCCTCTCCCTTCGCCACCAGCCAGCATGTCCCTGTCAGCTACGCCAGCAGCTCGCAGCTCAGAG GTGCCTCAGCGTTCCAGGCCATGCAGTACCTGCCTCACCAGCAGCAGGGCTACGCTGTACACAGCCACTTTACCTCTCAGCCAG gatTAATCCCCAGTGCTGGGATCCCTCTACAGAAGCAGCTTGAACATGCTAATCAACAATCTGGTTTCACTGACTCT AGTACTCTACGGCCCATGCACCCTCAGACTCTTCATGCCTGTGCTGCAGGCCTGCTGCCTTCCCCCTCCCTCGCAGTGCAGATCCCTGCTGCCAAG TCTGGCTTAGCGTATGCCCATCCCCCCCGTCCAGCCTCTCCGGGAAGCTTTACCCATGGAACACCTCCACAGCAGGCTCACCCA
- the LOC115197221 gene encoding G protein pathway suppressor 2 isoform X3 codes for MPALLERPKLSNAMARALHKHIMRERDRKRQEEEEVDKMMEQKQKEEEERKRKKEVEERMSLDETKEQIMKMGEKLQGLQEEKHQLFLQLKKVLHEEEKRRRKEQSDMTTLTSATYQPSMAIHSGQHLLSMQVGQVSHGRSAALLGERSKQLFQSPVLPGRHYQSQPGMSSVGAEHGQYSASQAAHGPYGQLTQAQHASPFATSQHVPVSYASSSQLRGASAFQAMQYLPHQQQGYAVHSHFTSQPGLIPSAGIPLQKQLEHANQQSGFTDSSTLRPMHPQTLHACAAGLLPSPSLAVQIPAAKSGLAYAHPPRPASPGSFTHGTPPQQAHPTTFQSSPQPTPRHAYLSHSQSGQRFYHHNK; via the exons ATGCCTGCTCTACTAGAGAGGCCTAAACTGTCCAATGCCATGGCACGCGCCCTGCACAAGCACATCATGCGAGAGCGAGACCGCAAGAGACAAG AGGAAGAAGAAGTAGACAAAATGATGGAGCAGAagcagaaggaggaggaggaaaggaagagaaagaaagaggtggaggagagaatgTCTTTAGATGAGACGAAAGAGCAG ATCATGAAGATGGGGGAGAAGCTACAGGGGCTACAAGAGGAGAAACACCAGCTCTTCCTCCAGTTGAAGAAAGTGCTCcatgaggaggagaagagacggAGGAAAGAACAGAG CGACATGACAACCCTGACATCTGCTACGTACCAGCCCAGCATGGCTATCCACTCAGGACAACATCTGCTTAGCATGCAAG TAGGTCAAGTGAGTCATGGCCGGTCTGCTGCTCTGCTTGGAGAACGCAGTAAACAGCTCTTCCAGTCCCCTGTCCTTCCT GGGCGTCACTACCAGAGCCAGCCAGGGATGAGCTCCGTGGGCGCCGAGCATGGGCAGTattcagccagccaggcagcccaTGGCCCCTACGGCCAGCTCACCCAGGCACAGCACGCCTCTCCCTTCGCCACCAGCCAGCATGTCCCTGTCAGCTACGCCAGCAGCTCGCAGCTCAGAG GTGCCTCAGCGTTCCAGGCCATGCAGTACCTGCCTCACCAGCAGCAGGGCTACGCTGTACACAGCCACTTTACCTCTCAGCCAG gatTAATCCCCAGTGCTGGGATCCCTCTACAGAAGCAGCTTGAACATGCTAATCAACAATCTGGTTTCACTGACTCT AGTACTCTACGGCCCATGCACCCTCAGACTCTTCATGCCTGTGCTGCAGGCCTGCTGCCTTCCCCCTCCCTCGCAGTGCAGATCCCTGCTGCCAAG TCTGGCTTAGCGTATGCCCATCCCCCCCGTCCAGCCTCTCCGGGAAGCTTTACCCATGGAACACCTCCACAGCAGGCTCACCCA